In the Vogesella sp. XCS3 genome, CCGCAAAAGGTGAACGACAGCCTGGGCGCCGACATCCTGCGCCTGTGGGTCGCGTCGACCGATTACTCCGGCGAGCTGGCGATCTCGGACGAGATCCTCAAACGTGTCACCGAAAGCTACCGTCGTCTGCGCAATACCCTGCGCTTCTTGCTGGCCAACCTGTCGGACTTCAACCCGATGGAACACGCTGTGCCGTACGAGCGCCTGAGCGAGATCGACCGCTACGCGCTGATGATGGCCAAGGAAATGCAGGAGAAAATTACCGGCGAACTGTACCCGCGTTATGCCTTCCACCACTCGGTGCAAGACATCGTGAACTACTGCTCGGAAGACCTGGGCGCGTTCTATCTGGATATCCTGAAAGATCGCCTGTACACCACGGCCGCCGATAGTGCCGCACGCCGTAGCGCCCAGACCGCGCTGTACCACATCACGCGCAGCCTGTTGCTGTTGCTGTCGCCTATCCTGTGCTTTACCGCTGACGAGGCGTGGGAAGTGCTGCTGGGTAGCGATGAGGAAACCCCGCTGTTCCACGTATGGCACGAGTTCCCGAACCCGACCGTGGGTGCCGAAGAAGCGCTGGTTGCCAAATGGCAAGCCATCCGTGCCTTCCGTGCCCAAGTGAACAAGGAAATCGAAGCACTGCGTAGCGCCGACCAGTTGGGCTCTTCGCTGCAGGCCGAGCTGGCTGTCACCGCCGGTGGCGAGCTGTACCAGCACCTGGCCAGCCTGGGCGATGAGCTCAAGTTTGTGCTGATGGTGTCGCAGGTGAGCCTGACCGAAGCGGCCGAGACTGGCATCAGCGTGACGCCGTCCAGCCACGAGAAGTGCGATCGTTGCTGGCACTACCGTGCCGACGTGGGTACCCACGCTGGCCACGGCCATGTGTGCGGCCGCTGCGTAGACAATATCGACGGCGCAGGCGAGGCTCGTCTGCATGCTTGAGCAAGGCAAAATGGCCGGGGCGGCAGCCCCGGCGGCTGAACAGGCAGCCAGTGTGGCCAAGTGGTTCGTGCTGGCGGCTGCCATCATCGTGCTGGATCAGCTGACCAAGGTGTACTTCAACGGCAGCTACCAGTACGGCGAGCAGCGCGAGGTGATTCCGTCGCTGTTGAACTTCACCCTGCTGTATAACCCTGGTGCCGCGTTCAGTTTTCTGGCCGACGCCGGTGGCTGGCAGAAGTTCTTCTTTAGCGGCCTGGCGTTTGCCGTATCCGGCTGGCTAGGCTGGCAGATACTGCAGCGCCAGTTCGGCAGCCTGATGAACGTGGCCGCCGCCTTCATCATGGGTGGGGCGCTGGGTAATGTGATAGACCGCCTGCTTCACGGCCACGTGATTGATTTTATCCAGGTGCACTGGCAGCAAAGCTGGTACTACCCGGCGTTCAATATTGCTGACAGCTTCATCTGCGTGGGTGCCGTGCTAATGGTGCTGGACAGCTTCAGGCAAACCAAACGCTGAGCCAGCCTGGCCGCATGCGGCCAACCCTGGCTAACAGGCCGCCACAGGCGGCCTCTTTCATGAAAAGGATTACCGATGACGAAGACCATCATGCTGGCTAACCCGCGCGGCTTCTGTGCCGGGGTGGACCGCGCCATCGCCATCGTCGAGCGCGCGCTGGAAAAATACGGTGCGCCGATTTATGTGCGCCACGAAGTCGTGCATAACCGTTTCGTTGTGGACAACCTGCGTGCCAAAGGGGCGATCTTCATCGAAGAGCTGAAAGACGTGCCGGCCGGCAG is a window encoding:
- the lspA gene encoding signal peptidase II, with the protein product MAGAAAPAAEQAASVAKWFVLAAAIIVLDQLTKVYFNGSYQYGEQREVIPSLLNFTLLYNPGAAFSFLADAGGWQKFFFSGLAFAVSGWLGWQILQRQFGSLMNVAAAFIMGGALGNVIDRLLHGHVIDFIQVHWQQSWYYPAFNIADSFICVGAVLMVLDSFRQTKR